Genomic window (Thermanaeromonas sp. C210):
CCCTCACGCGCTCCCGGGAACTCCTCACCCTGAGCTATGCCCAGGCCGACGAAGAGGGCAGGGCTCTGCGGCCCTCCCAGGTTATAAACCGCCTAAAGGCCTTGCTGCCTGGCGTGGAGGAGACAACCCTGGGCCCGGAGCCGTCCCCGGCCGGGGATTCCCTCTCCTACATAGCCCGCCCCGGCCCCGTCCTGTCCTTCCTCGCCGGCCAGCTCCGCCGCTTCAAGGACGGTGAAGAAATAGACCCGGCGTGGTTTGACGTGTATAATTGGGCCCGGGAGCACCCGGAGTACCGCCCCCGGCTGGCCAAAATCCTTGACGGCCTGTTCTACACCAACCGGGAAGAGCCCCTGAGCCCGGAGATAAGCCGGGCCCTGTACGGCGACACCGTAAAGAGCAGCGTCTCCCGCCTGGAGAGCTTCCAGGCCTGTCCCTTTTCCCACTTCCTGGGCCACGGTCTGAAGCTCAAGGAGCGGCGCCGCTATAAACTCGTGGCGCCGGACCTGGGCCGGTTTTTCCACGCCGCCCTCAAAAAACTGGCCGCCGCGGTAATGGAAGGGGAGGTGGACTGGGGGACTCTGGACCCCGATTACTGCCGGGACCTCGGCCGCCGCATCGCCGAGGAACTGGCCCCCCAGCTCCAAAACGAGATCCTCCTCAGCACGGCCCGCTACCGCTACCTCACCCGCAAACTCCGGCAGACGGTGGAGCAGGCCGCCGGCGTCCTCACCGAGCAGGCCCGGCACAGCGCCTTCCGGCCCGCCGGGTTGGAGCTGGCCTTCGGCCGGGGGGAAAGCCTGCCGCCCCTGGAAATCCCCCTGGCCGGGGGAAGGGTGCTGGAGATCTCCGGACGCATCGACCGGGTGGACGTGGCCCCCGGCCCCGAAGGGCTCTGGGTGCGGGTGGTGGACTACAAATCCGGCCCCGCCGACCTCAAGCTCCCGGATCTCTACTGGGGCCTGAAGCTCCAGCTCTTCACCTACTTGGAAGTGCTCCTCACCTTCGGTCCCGGCCTCTTCGGCCGGCCGTGCCTCCCGGCAGGGGTCCTGTACTTCCCGGTCGTCAACCCCCTGGTCAGGACCCCGGGCCCGGCCGCCGGGGCGCCCGAAGAGGAGCTCCTGAAAAAATTCCGGATGAAGGGCTTCGTGGTGGCCCACCTGCCGGCCCTGAAGCTCATGGACGACCACCTGCCGGAGCCGTCGCCCTTCCTGCCCGTAAGCGTCAGGAGGGACGGCACCCTGGACGCCCGGTCCGCCGCCCTCACGGCGGACCAGATCCAGTCCCTCAGGCGGCACCTCCGCCGCCTCCTGCAGGAAATAGGCGAGCGCATCGCCCGGGGCGAGGTGGACATCGCCCCCTACCGCCGGCGGGGAACCTCGCCGTGCCGTTACTGCCCCTACCGGCCCGTCTGCGGCTTCGATCCGCTGCTGCCTGGCGGCGGCTACCGCTTCCTGCCCGACCCGGACGCCCGGGAGATCTGGAAGCGGCTGCTACAAGAGTGACCGGCGCCACCCGGGCAGGCCCTCGTGTACCGCCCGTCTTGATGAGGGTGATTTAGCTCGCAAGCGAGCGACTTGAGCCGAGCGGAACACCAAACTTAGCGAAATCGAGGCCGGAGGCGGACCCGAGGCCATGGATGGCCGAGGCCGGCAACTGAGACAGGATGTCGAATTTGCCGGGAAGTCCGCCGAAGCTTGAGGCCTTTGTGCTAGTTTGGCCCGCGAGGGTTTCCGGAGCGAGCGAAAGCCAGGCAGGCCTAGGCTCGAAAGTGGGGATAACGCAAGGCCAAGCCCGGCGCGGGAGGAGAATATTTTAAGGTAGAATAAGGCAGAGTAGGGGAGAGGGAGAAACCGGATGCCGACAACCTGGACGCCCGAACAGAGGGAAGCCATCGAAACGAGGGACGCCCACCTCCTCATCTCGGCCTCCGCCGGGGCGGGGAAGACCGCCGTCCTCGTGCAGCGGGTAATCGAGCGCCTCACCGATCCCAGGTGCCCCGCGGACATCGACCGCCTCCTGGTGGTCACCTTCACCCAGGCGGCGGCCGCCGAAATGCGCGAGCGCATCGGGCTGGCCCTGGCCCAGGCCCTGGCCCGGGAGCCCCATGCGGCCCACCTTCGGCGTCAGCTCCTCCTCCTGGAGCAGGCCAGCATCACCACCCTCCACTCCTTCTGCCTGGACCTCATGCGCCGGTACTTCTACCTCCTCCAGCTCCCGCCCTCCTTCCGGGTCATGGGGGAGACAGAATCCTCCCTCCTCCGCCAGGAAATCCTGGAAGAAGTGCTGGAGGACCGCTACGCCCGGGCCCTGGAGGCCGCGTCCCCCTTCGGCCGCCTGGTGGACTCCTTCGGCGGCCAGAGGGACGACCGCCTCCTCCAGGACCTCATCCTCCGCCTCTACACCTTCTCCCGCACCCATCCCTGGCCCCGCTGGTGGCTGGAAAGGCTCCCGGAGGCCTACCGGAACGATGCCGCGGCCTCCCCGGACGACCTCCCCTGGGTGCGAGCCTTGAGGGAGGGCCTCGCCCGGGAAATAAAGGATCTCGTGGCCAAGGCCAGGGAGGCCCTGGCCCTGGCCCAGAGCCCCGGAGGCCCGGCGCCCTATGCCGACGCCCTCAGGGCCGACCTGGCCCAGATGGAAGACCTTTACCAAGCGGCCCGCAGGTCCTGGGACGACCTCTGCCGCGCCGCCCGGAACATGGAGTTCCCCGCCTTAAGGCGCTGTCCCGCCGGGGTGGACCCCGAACTCAAAGACCGGGTCCAGGCCCTGCGGCAGGACTATAAAGACCGCCTGCGCTCCTGGCAGCAGACCTACTTCACCCACACCTCCGCCGCCGTCCTCTCCGCCCTGCGGGACCTGGCGCCCCTGGTGGAAGAGCTGGTCCAGGCAGTGCTGGACTTCGGTCGGGCCTACCAGGAGGCCAAGGAACAGCAGGGCCTGGTGGACTTCAGCGACCTCGAGCACTACTGCCTGCGCCTCCTCCTAGACCCCGAGGCCACCCCCGGGGACCCCCGCCCGTCAGACCTCGCCCGGGAGCTCCGGGAACACTTTGTAGAGGTCCTGGTGGACGAATACCAGGACATAAACGCCCTCCAGGAACTCATCCTCCACCTCGTCTCCCGGCCGGAGGGGGAGGGGCCCAACCTGGTCCTCATAGGGGACGTGAAGCAGAGCATCTACCGCTTCCGCTGGGCCGAGCCGGGCCTCTTCCTGGAAAAATACCTCACCTACGGCCGGAGTCCCGGCAGCCGGCGGCGCCGCGTGGACCTCACCGTCAACTTCCGCAGCCGCCCCGAGATCCTCCACGCCGTGAACTTCATCTTCCGCCAGATCATGACCCCGGAGGTGGGGGAACTGGACTACGACGAAGCCGCCGAGCTGCGCCCCGGCGCCTCCTACCCGGCGGGGGAAGGGGGCGGCCAGGTGGAGGTGCACCTCCTGGAGCTGGCCGGCCGGGACGAGCCCGCCCCGCCCGCCGGGCCCGAAGGCGAGGAACCTGACGAAGAAGAGCCGGAGGCCGTCCAGGCCGAGGCCCGCCTGGTGGCCCGCCGCATCCGGGAGCTCCTGGAGGACACCCGCGTATGGGACCCGGCCACCGGCTCCTGCCGGCCCCTGGCCTACCGCGACATAGCCGTGCTCCTGCGCTCCACCCGGGGAAGGGCCGGGATTTTCCTAGAAGAGTTGGCCCGGGCGGGGATTCCGGCCTACGCCGACACCGGGGAGGGCTACTTCGCCTCCCCTGAGGTGGCCACGGTGGTGTCCCTCCTCCAGGTCATCGACAACCCCTACCAGGACATCCCCCTGGCCGCCGTCCTCCGCTCGCCCCTGGTGGGCCTCAAGGCCGCCGACCTGGCCCGGATCCGCGCCGCCCACCCCGGGGAGGAATTCGCCGCCGCCGTCCTGGCGGAGGCCCGGTCCGGGCGGGGTCCCCTGGCCGCCCGGCTGGCCGCCTTCTGGCAAAAACTCGAATCCTGGCGCACCCTGGCCCGCCGGGGTAAGCCCTCGGACCTCATCTGGACCATCTTCCGCGAAACCGGCTACTACGACTGGGCCGGGGGACTGCCAGGCGGCCGCTACCGCCAGGCCAACCTGCGGGCCCTCATCGACCGGGCCCGCCAGTACGAACAAACCTCCTTGCGCGGCCTTTTCGGTTTCCTGCGCTTCATCGACCGGCTCATGGAGAGGGGAGAAGACCTGGCCGAGGCCCAGCCCCTGGGGGAGAAGGAAGACGTGGTGAGGGTCATAAGCGTCCACAAGAGCAAGGGCCTCGAGTTCCCCGTAGTTATCGTGGCCGGCCTGGGCACCCGGTTCAACTTCCAGGACCTCTACCGGAACAGTCTCATCCACCGGGAACTCGGCCTCGGCCTGGAGTGGGTGGACCCCGAAAGGAGGCTCGCCTATCCCACCCTCCTGCACCTCGCCGTGCGGGACCGCCTGAAAAAGGAGACCCTGGCCGAGGAAATGCGCATCCTCTACGTGGCCCTCACCCGCGCCCGGGAAAAGCTCATCCTGGTGGGCAGCTTCAGGGGAGGGGAGAAGGGCCTGCCGGGCCTCAACCCTGCGGCGGCTGCGGCCAGTGCTAAGCTGCCGGCATCCTCCCTGGCCCGGGCCCGCTCCTTTCTCGACTGGCTCCTGCCCGCCCTGGCCCGCCACCCCGACGGGGAGGAAATCCGCCGCCGGGCGGGCTCGTCCCAGGCTCCGCCACGGCTCCTCCAGGACCCCTCCTCCTGGGAAATACGCTTCTTCACCCTGCGGGACCTGGCCGGTGCGGCAGAGCCCGGCGCTGAAGAGGAACTCGGCGCCCTGGCCGCCCTGCGGGCCCTGGAGCCCGTGCCCGCCGGGCCCCGCCGGGAGGAGATAGTGTCCGTCCTGGAGTGGGAATACCCTTACCACGCCTGGGCCTCTGTCCCCGCCAAGGTATCCGTCAGCGACCTGACCACGCGGGAGGACCACCTCTTCCTCCAGGACGACGTGGCCGTGCGTCCCTACCTTCCCCGCGTGGCCCGGCAGCCGCGCTTCGCCACGCAAGCGGCCGGGCTTTCCGCCGCCGAGGTGGGCAGCGCATACCACCTGGTCATGCAGCACCTCAACCTCAAGGCGGACCTCGACGCGGCCGGCATCGCCCGCCAGATACAGGACCTCGTGGACCGGGAAATCCTCACCGCCGAACAGGCCGCCGCCGTGTCCTGCGCGGACATCGCTGCCTTGTTTGCCACGGATCTCGGCCGCCGCCTGCTGGCCGCCCGGACCGTGCGGCGGGAAGTTCCCTTCACCCTGTCCCTGCCCGCGTGCCGCCTGTACCCGGAGCTGGAAGGGGAGGGGGCCGGGGAAAGCGTGGTAGTACAGGGCATCATCGACTGCCTGGCCGATGAAGGCGACGGCTGGCTCCTCATCGACTACAAGACGGACCGGGTAGACCCCGGCAACCTGCAGGAAGTGGTACGGCACTACACACCGCAGTTAAACATATACGGCCTAGCCGTAGAAACCATCTACGGCCGGCCCGTCAAAGAAAAATACCTCTACTTCTTCACACCCGGCATCCCCGTAAGCTGCCCCTAGAAGGCCCGCGTGTCACCGTAATGTCCGGTCCCTCTCGCCTCCTTCACGCAACCCGCCGCACATATACCCGCATTAGGCCCGGCGCCATGTACCCTTCGTCCCATGCCGGGCACCTTTCGCCATTCACTACCGGCACGGCCCGGCGCCCGCAAGGCGGCATGCAAAATTTGTTTGCCTGTTCAGAATCGTATTGACAACAAAAATGTCGTCTGATAGACTGTTATCAGGAAAAACATACCACTTACACCAATAGGAGGTGAAACCGGTGCAGGCTTACTGCAGAATAGCCGTGCACGGGGGCAAACTGGTCCTCAAGGGCGAAGCGGAGTTCGTCAAGGAAGTTTTGCGCGAGCATCTATCAGAACTTTTACATGAGTGGGGCAAAGAAAGCGATAGGGTAGAAGTAGCAGTGGAGCCCGTTCCCGCGGTGGAGGAAGCCGCCCCCGCGCCGCCCCCGGCGTCGCCCACCATGGCCGAACTGCGCTCCAGGGCCAGGGTGGAGAACAACAAGGAACTGGTCACCCTCGCCGTGTACTACTGCGAGCACTGCCGCCACGAGCAGCCCACCAACGAAGACCTCCGCCGCATCCTCAAAGACGAGCTCCGCGAAAAAACAAGCACCATCAACAGCCTCACCACCTACCTCCAGCGGGCAAAGAAGGAAGGCTGGCTCGGCCAGGAGGGTAAACGTTGGCGCCTCACTTCTACCGGACTGGAAAAGGTGCAGGAACTGCTGGAAGAACGCTGATAATTCACACCAAACTGTATCCGCCGCTGCTTAGATCTGCGTAATACGCTGGGATACGACCTTCAACCTTTCGTCCGCACTGCAAATACTTAAACCTTTCTTCGCTTCCCCGAACTTTCGTAGTTTGATCTTCCCCGGCTGCATGGGGGACAATACAATCAACTTCTAACATCTTCGTTTGGGAGGTGTCTGACGGTGAAAGCCACGCAATATTCGTGGCTGCGGGAGAGCGAGCTTGCGCGTTTGGTATGCCTCGTACCCGTCTACGGTCCCGACGGGGGCAATTACACAGAGGTGTGGTTCGATAACGGGGACAAGGTTACGGTGAGGTACCGCGTGCCAACCGTCGCCAAGAACACA
Coding sequences:
- the addA gene encoding helicase-exonuclease AddAB subunit AddA; this encodes MPTTWTPEQREAIETRDAHLLISASAGAGKTAVLVQRVIERLTDPRCPADIDRLLVVTFTQAAAAEMRERIGLALAQALAREPHAAHLRRQLLLLEQASITTLHSFCLDLMRRYFYLLQLPPSFRVMGETESSLLRQEILEEVLEDRYARALEAASPFGRLVDSFGGQRDDRLLQDLILRLYTFSRTHPWPRWWLERLPEAYRNDAAASPDDLPWVRALREGLAREIKDLVAKAREALALAQSPGGPAPYADALRADLAQMEDLYQAARRSWDDLCRAARNMEFPALRRCPAGVDPELKDRVQALRQDYKDRLRSWQQTYFTHTSAAVLSALRDLAPLVEELVQAVLDFGRAYQEAKEQQGLVDFSDLEHYCLRLLLDPEATPGDPRPSDLARELREHFVEVLVDEYQDINALQELILHLVSRPEGEGPNLVLIGDVKQSIYRFRWAEPGLFLEKYLTYGRSPGSRRRRVDLTVNFRSRPEILHAVNFIFRQIMTPEVGELDYDEAAELRPGASYPAGEGGGQVEVHLLELAGRDEPAPPAGPEGEEPDEEEPEAVQAEARLVARRIRELLEDTRVWDPATGSCRPLAYRDIAVLLRSTRGRAGIFLEELARAGIPAYADTGEGYFASPEVATVVSLLQVIDNPYQDIPLAAVLRSPLVGLKAADLARIRAAHPGEEFAAAVLAEARSGRGPLAARLAAFWQKLESWRTLARRGKPSDLIWTIFRETGYYDWAGGLPGGRYRQANLRALIDRARQYEQTSLRGLFGFLRFIDRLMERGEDLAEAQPLGEKEDVVRVISVHKSKGLEFPVVIVAGLGTRFNFQDLYRNSLIHRELGLGLEWVDPERRLAYPTLLHLAVRDRLKKETLAEEMRILYVALTRAREKLILVGSFRGGEKGLPGLNPAAAAASAKLPASSLARARSFLDWLLPALARHPDGEEIRRRAGSSQAPPRLLQDPSSWEIRFFTLRDLAGAAEPGAEEELGALAALRALEPVPAGPRREEIVSVLEWEYPYHAWASVPAKVSVSDLTTREDHLFLQDDVAVRPYLPRVARQPRFATQAAGLSAAEVGSAYHLVMQHLNLKADLDAAGIARQIQDLVDREILTAEQAAAVSCADIAALFATDLGRRLLAARTVRREVPFTLSLPACRLYPELEGEGAGESVVVQGIIDCLADEGDGWLLIDYKTDRVDPGNLQEVVRHYTPQLNIYGLAVETIYGRPVKEKYLYFFTPGIPVSCP